From Corynebacterium frankenforstense DSM 45800, the proteins below share one genomic window:
- a CDS encoding monovalent cation/H+ antiporter subunit D family protein produces MNQPDILLPLLVAVPLVSSALAVMAPWKWVRDLLHIVVPACGVLAGVALFSHTAANGPLAHNVGLFTGGIAIPFAVDAFSAVMIIATGLVAVSANWFATVVGETRSRYYPALSLMLVTGVNGALITADLFNFFVFIEVMLLPSYGLIAMTGTWSRIASARTFVLVNLTASTMLVIGVGFVYGVVGSVNLAALRGVAAGNGPAVVAMGVVVLAIATKAGVFPVHTWLPRTYPGGSASVMGLFSGLHTKVAVYMLYRIFVVVFDLEDRWKGLIVVVMIVSMLIGGFAGLAENSIRRVLAYQMVNGMPFILVMLAFATDDPQRALAAGLIYALHHMVTIGSLVLATGTVEETYGSGMLRKVSGIARRDPLLAAVFAAGAYSVVGFPPFSGLWGKVFVVVEIARDGSWWAWAAIAAVILASFGALLSMLRVWRHVFWGRPMQDMPEDLRIRGSLIAPPAVLMVISVGMFIFAGPLIDATRTATGALLDVDAYQSAVLGEDPVGVPDMTDLQGGR; encoded by the coding sequence GTGAACCAGCCCGACATCCTGCTGCCGCTGCTCGTCGCGGTGCCCCTCGTCTCCTCCGCCCTGGCGGTCATGGCGCCGTGGAAGTGGGTCCGCGACCTGCTGCACATCGTCGTCCCCGCCTGCGGGGTGCTCGCCGGTGTGGCGCTGTTCTCCCACACCGCGGCCAACGGCCCGCTGGCCCACAACGTGGGCCTGTTCACCGGAGGCATCGCCATCCCGTTCGCCGTCGACGCCTTCTCCGCGGTGATGATCATCGCCACGGGGCTGGTCGCCGTCAGCGCGAACTGGTTCGCCACCGTCGTCGGTGAGACCCGGTCGCGCTACTACCCGGCGCTGAGCCTGATGCTGGTCACCGGCGTCAACGGCGCGCTGATCACCGCGGACCTGTTCAACTTCTTCGTGTTCATCGAGGTGATGCTGCTGCCGTCCTACGGCCTGATCGCCATGACGGGCACGTGGTCGCGCATCGCCTCGGCGCGCACCTTCGTCCTGGTCAACCTGACCGCCTCGACGATGCTGGTCATCGGCGTCGGCTTCGTCTACGGCGTCGTCGGCTCCGTCAACCTCGCCGCGCTGCGCGGCGTGGCCGCGGGCAACGGCCCGGCGGTGGTGGCCATGGGCGTGGTGGTCCTCGCGATCGCCACCAAGGCCGGCGTCTTCCCCGTGCACACCTGGCTGCCGCGCACCTACCCGGGTGGCTCGGCGTCGGTGATGGGGCTGTTCTCCGGCCTGCACACCAAGGTCGCGGTCTACATGCTCTACCGCATCTTCGTGGTCGTCTTCGACCTCGAGGACCGCTGGAAGGGCCTGATCGTCGTCGTGATGATCGTCTCGATGCTCATCGGCGGCTTCGCCGGCCTGGCCGAGAACTCGATCCGGCGTGTGCTGGCCTACCAGATGGTCAACGGCATGCCGTTCATCCTGGTCATGCTGGCCTTCGCCACCGACGACCCGCAGCGCGCCCTGGCCGCCGGCCTGATCTACGCGCTGCACCACATGGTCACCATCGGCTCGCTGGTGCTGGCCACGGGCACGGTCGAGGAGACCTACGGCTCGGGCATGCTGCGCAAGGTCTCCGGCATCGCGCGGCGCGACCCGCTGCTCGCGGCGGTCTTCGCCGCGGGCGCCTACTCGGTGGTCGGCTTCCCGCCGTTCTCCGGCTTGTGGGGCAAGGTCTTCGTCGTCGTCGAGATCGCCCGCGACGGCAGCTGGTGGGCCTGGGCCGCGATCGCCGCGGTCATCCTCGCCTCCTTCGGTGCGCTGCTGAGCATGCTGCGCGTCTGGCGCCACGTCTTCTGGGGTCGCCCGATGCAGGACATGCCGGAGGACCTGCGCATCCGGGGCAGCCTGATCGCCCCGCCGGCGGTGCTCATGGTCATCTCCGTGGGCATGTTCATCTTCGCCGGCCCGCTCATCGACGCCACGCGCACCGCCACCGGCGCGCTGCTGGACGTCGACGCCTACCAGTCCGCGGTCCTCGGTGAGGACCCGGTGGGCGTTCCGGACATGACCGATCTGCAGGGAGGAAGGTAA
- a CDS encoding cation:proton antiporter subunit C, which yields MLMALSIAVLVAGGVYLVQQRGMVRLVLGMQLIGHAGNLTLLAAGVGAWRGEAFPDRADLADAADPLPQAFVLTAIVISMATATIMLTLASLGRSDDTAVGDSVAAGDDERGPDPYPSPLSTLGRGVQSDEDFARGEHARRAANKRKTTIWKEARR from the coding sequence ATGCTCATGGCACTGTCCATCGCCGTCCTCGTCGCCGGCGGGGTCTACCTGGTCCAGCAGCGCGGCATGGTGCGCCTCGTGCTGGGCATGCAGCTGATCGGCCACGCGGGCAACCTGACGCTGCTCGCCGCCGGTGTGGGCGCCTGGCGCGGGGAGGCCTTCCCCGACCGCGCGGACCTCGCCGACGCCGCCGACCCGCTGCCGCAGGCCTTCGTCCTGACGGCCATCGTGATCTCGATGGCCACGGCGACGATCATGCTCACGCTGGCCTCCCTCGGCCGCAGCGACGACACCGCGGTCGGCGACAGCGTCGCCGCCGGTGACGACGAGCGCGGCCCCGACCCGTACCCCTCGCCGCTGTCGACGCTCGGCCGCGGCGTGCAGTCCGACGAGGACTTCGCCCGCGGCGAGCACGCCCGGCGCGCGGCGAACAAACGCAAGACCACGATCTGGAAGGAGGCCCGCCGGTGA
- a CDS encoding DUF4040 family protein, with protein sequence MTLVVVVALVAVAVAASPPLVRAMDRYAGWPLALLLLAGAFVLGRELPAILDGEALTVHHTWVPDFLGSGLDAGFALRADALGAFFALLALIIGAVVFMYSAAYLPRHQGNISFYTLMTAFTLAVVLLVLADDVTVLFVGWELVSIASFMLIARSGSGGEAGSMRTLILTFFGGLTLLAALAVSATAAGTTSLSGILASDVWAQRPGLTGTLAVLIAVSAFTKAAQLPFHFWLPEAMAAATPVSAFLHAAAVVKAGVYLLLRFSTVFHDVAVWNWLLIVVGMTTALVSAFFAVQKTDLKHLTAYSTVSHLGWIVTTIGVGTGFALAAAVVHTLAHALFKSSLFMLIGVVDHQAGTRDSRRLGVLWRRMPWTFGCMVVGAASMAAVPPLFGFISKEGMLTAFEEAPIGAAGQWILLIVAGVAALLTFTYSAKLVFGAFIDPAENDRDFSDVEEAPVALWLPAAVPGLMAVPLGFTAGLLDGPVDAVTAAIGVESSTHLALFHGVNAPLVISLSVLVLGVIGVVVRGRIWPRIENREVLPATGNDLLAALQKGLQACGRGMGAMANSLSPGRHLVWPMVALITIMAVTLLGTDGIDGVPMAPRAEGVDHWIDLAPMLIIVLSVVGLVTNRNRIAGAVFISTAGVGMTLQMLLLGAPDVALTQFLVEALVAVIIMMVVRYQPRLFPKVPRRRQIRSAVIALLAGLTAFLGVFTLMGRHGKSELAQWYLDNAPDITGGNNIVAAIIVEFRALDTLGELSVLGMAAIVIAAVCASVPSSPFDRGTRPAPFGQSQLNSLPLKKGFQLVVPVLAVLSVLVFMRGHNDPGGGFVAALIAGAAVMMAYMAKGRDSIVFRPSTPFWLTGIGIVTALTAGFVGYAEGGFLKPIYGEILGEHLTTSLIFDGGIYLAVLGMLTSAINSLGGYLRPGALAQEELDYMRSDGPLPHTPTDAETRAWEQALLDDAATQAEAAPGGAVTAVLAPEEFFPEPIEPNPDPEDPGPDRAKLRDWVTEHEGSPAETGTGTETVNDKNKED encoded by the coding sequence GTGGCAGCCTCACCGCCGCTGGTGCGTGCCATGGACAGATATGCGGGCTGGCCGCTCGCGCTCCTGTTGCTGGCGGGGGCGTTCGTCCTCGGCCGGGAGCTGCCGGCCATCCTCGACGGTGAGGCCCTCACCGTCCACCACACCTGGGTGCCGGACTTCCTCGGCAGCGGACTCGACGCCGGGTTCGCGCTGCGCGCGGACGCCCTCGGCGCATTCTTCGCCCTGCTGGCGCTGATCATCGGCGCGGTGGTGTTCATGTACTCCGCCGCCTACCTGCCGCGCCACCAGGGCAACATCAGTTTCTACACGCTGATGACCGCGTTCACGCTGGCCGTGGTCCTGCTGGTGCTCGCCGACGACGTCACCGTGCTCTTCGTCGGCTGGGAGCTGGTCTCCATCGCCTCGTTCATGCTCATCGCCCGCTCGGGCTCGGGCGGCGAGGCCGGCTCCATGCGCACCCTGATCCTGACCTTCTTCGGCGGGCTGACCCTGCTGGCCGCCCTGGCCGTGTCCGCCACGGCCGCGGGCACCACCAGCCTGTCCGGCATCCTCGCCTCGGACGTGTGGGCGCAGCGCCCGGGCCTGACCGGCACGCTGGCCGTGCTCATCGCGGTCTCCGCGTTCACCAAGGCCGCCCAGCTGCCCTTCCACTTCTGGCTGCCGGAGGCCATGGCCGCCGCCACGCCGGTCTCCGCGTTCCTGCACGCGGCCGCCGTGGTCAAGGCCGGTGTCTACCTGCTGCTGCGCTTCTCCACGGTCTTCCACGACGTCGCCGTGTGGAACTGGCTGCTCATCGTCGTGGGCATGACCACGGCGCTGGTCTCGGCGTTCTTCGCCGTGCAGAAGACGGACCTGAAGCACCTGACGGCCTACTCCACGGTCAGCCACCTCGGCTGGATCGTGACCACCATCGGCGTGGGTACCGGCTTCGCGCTGGCCGCCGCCGTGGTGCACACCCTGGCCCACGCGCTGTTCAAGTCCTCGCTGTTCATGCTCATCGGCGTCGTCGACCACCAGGCCGGCACGCGTGACTCGCGCCGCCTGGGTGTGCTGTGGCGCCGGATGCCGTGGACCTTCGGCTGCATGGTCGTCGGCGCCGCCTCGATGGCCGCCGTGCCGCCGCTGTTCGGCTTCATCTCCAAGGAGGGCATGCTCACCGCCTTCGAGGAGGCCCCGATCGGCGCGGCCGGCCAGTGGATCCTGCTGATCGTCGCCGGCGTGGCCGCCCTGCTGACCTTCACCTACTCGGCCAAGCTCGTCTTCGGCGCGTTCATCGACCCCGCCGAGAACGACCGCGACTTCTCCGACGTCGAGGAGGCCCCGGTCGCCCTCTGGCTGCCGGCGGCCGTGCCCGGCCTGATGGCCGTCCCGCTCGGCTTCACCGCCGGCCTGCTCGACGGCCCGGTCGACGCCGTGACCGCCGCGATCGGCGTGGAGAGCTCCACCCACCTGGCGCTCTTCCACGGCGTCAACGCCCCGCTGGTCATCTCGCTGAGCGTCCTGGTCCTCGGCGTCATCGGTGTGGTCGTCCGCGGCCGCATCTGGCCGAGGATCGAGAACCGCGAGGTCCTCCCGGCCACCGGCAACGACCTGCTCGCCGCCCTGCAGAAGGGCCTGCAGGCCTGCGGCCGCGGAATGGGCGCCATGGCCAACTCGCTGTCGCCGGGCCGCCACCTGGTCTGGCCGATGGTCGCCCTGATCACGATCATGGCGGTCACCCTGCTGGGCACCGACGGCATCGACGGCGTGCCGATGGCCCCGCGCGCCGAGGGCGTCGACCACTGGATCGACCTCGCCCCGATGCTGATCATCGTGCTCTCGGTGGTCGGCCTGGTGACCAACCGCAACCGCATCGCCGGCGCGGTCTTCATCAGCACCGCCGGCGTCGGCATGACCCTGCAGATGCTGCTGCTGGGCGCCCCCGACGTCGCACTGACGCAGTTCCTGGTCGAGGCCCTGGTCGCCGTCATCATCATGATGGTCGTGCGCTACCAGCCGCGGCTGTTCCCGAAGGTGCCGCGCCGCCGCCAGATCCGCTCCGCGGTCATCGCGCTGCTCGCCGGCCTGACCGCCTTCCTCGGCGTGTTCACGCTGATGGGCCGCCACGGCAAGTCCGAGCTGGCCCAGTGGTACCTGGACAACGCCCCGGACATCACCGGCGGCAACAACATCGTCGCCGCGATCATCGTCGAGTTCCGTGCACTGGATACCCTCGGCGAGCTCTCGGTGCTGGGCATGGCCGCGATCGTCATCGCCGCGGTCTGCGCCTCGGTGCCGTCCTCGCCGTTCGACCGCGGCACCCGCCCGGCGCCCTTCGGCCAGTCGCAGCTGAACTCGCTGCCGCTGAAGAAGGGCTTCCAGCTGGTGGTCCCCGTCCTGGCGGTGCTGTCCGTGCTGGTCTTCATGCGCGGCCACAACGACCCGGGCGGCGGCTTCGTCGCCGCTCTGATCGCCGGTGCCGCGGTGATGATGGCCTACATGGCCAAGGGCCGCGACTCCATCGTCTTCCGTCCCTCGACCCCGTTCTGGCTGACCGGCATCGGCATCGTCACCGCGCTGACGGCCGGCTTCGTCGGCTACGCCGAGGGCGGCTTCCTCAAGCCGATCTACGGCGAGATCCTCGGCGAGCACCTGACGACCTCGCTGATCTTCGACGGCGGCATCTACCTGGCCGTGCTGGGCATGCTGACCTCCGCGATCAACTCGCTGGGCGGCTACCTGCGCCCGGGCGCGCTGGCCCAGGAGGAGCTCGACTACATGCGCTCCGACGGCCCGCTGCCGCACACCCCGACGGACGCGGAGACCCGCGCGTGGGAGCAGGCGTTGCTTGACGACGCCGCGACGCAGGCGGAGGCCGCCCCGGGCGGTGCCGTCACCGCGGTGCTCGCCCCCGAGGAGTTCTTCCCCGAGCCGATCGAGCCGAACCCCGACCCGGAGGACCCGGGACCGGACCGCGCGAAGCTGCGCGACTGGGTCACCGAACACGAGGGCTCGCCCGCCGAGACCGGGACCGGGACCGAGACCGTCAACGACAAGAACAAGGAGGACTGA